From a region of the uncultured Draconibacterium sp. genome:
- a CDS encoding GNAT family N-acetyltransferase has translation MSVIIDGKSYQTFETSRLILRPCEEKDSKFIYQLLNSEKWLQYIGDRGVYSEEEARLYICEKMYPQLKKEGYGNYVVIRKADNVKMGTCGLFDREGLEGIDIGFAFLPEFEGQGYAFEAAEKLKNVGIEEFKINNITAITAKYNLRSQRLLEKLGLKFTKHVTLPNDDEEIMFYQLKD, from the coding sequence ATGTCGGTGATTATTGATGGTAAGAGCTACCAAACTTTTGAAACGTCACGTTTAATTCTTCGTCCGTGCGAGGAAAAAGATTCTAAGTTTATTTATCAATTATTAAATTCTGAAAAGTGGTTGCAATACATCGGCGACCGTGGTGTTTATTCGGAAGAAGAAGCCCGTTTGTATATTTGCGAAAAGATGTATCCACAGCTAAAAAAGGAAGGGTATGGGAACTATGTAGTCATTAGAAAAGCCGACAATGTTAAGATGGGTACTTGCGGACTTTTTGATCGTGAGGGGCTGGAAGGTATTGACATCGGTTTTGCCTTTTTGCCTGAATTTGAAGGCCAGGGTTATGCTTTTGAAGCTGCCGAAAAACTTAAGAACGTAGGAATTGAAGAATTTAAAATCAATAACATTACTGCCATCACGGCAAAGTACAATTTACGCTCGCAACGGTTACTGGAAAAACTTGGATTGAAATTTACTAAACACGTCACACTTCCAAATGATGATGAAGAGATTATGTTTTATCAGTTGAAGGATTGA
- a CDS encoding NfeD family protein → MKLKNFWILLFVLATLAAFAQEANKKKVFLLNIKSEITPATRRQVSQAFEEADSVKADVFLIHMNTYGGTVVDADSIRTRILQSKMPVYVFVDNNAASAGALISIACDGIYMRPGGSIGAATVVNQTGAAMPDKYQSYMRSTMRATAEAHGKDTTITASGDTIIDWFRDPKIAEAMVDERIFIEGVSDTGQVLTFTPSEAMENGFCEGIAENVDEVLQQVGIDDYELFEYEPTFIEKIIGFLVLPVVSGLLIMAIVGGIYFEMQSPGIGFPLGIAILAAVLYFMPLYLEGLAEHWEIALFIVGLILIAVEIFVIPGFGVAGALGISFVFVGLVLSLINNVNFDFEGVQIEGVGTAMATVVIGIFGGFILSLYLGKRMFTAQHGMFKNFALNTVQHVNEGFVSVETKLFELKGRKGIAQTVLRPGGKINIEGEVYDAVAVTGFIEKDEKIVVTKVEATQLYVELDEE, encoded by the coding sequence ATGAAGCTGAAAAATTTCTGGATTTTGTTATTTGTACTCGCCACTTTAGCTGCTTTTGCACAGGAGGCCAACAAGAAAAAAGTGTTTCTTCTGAATATCAAATCCGAAATTACCCCGGCAACGCGACGCCAGGTTAGCCAGGCTTTTGAAGAAGCTGATTCGGTAAAAGCCGACGTATTTCTGATTCACATGAATACCTATGGCGGAACGGTTGTTGATGCCGACTCGATACGTACGCGAATTCTGCAAAGTAAAATGCCGGTTTATGTGTTTGTCGACAATAACGCAGCATCGGCAGGTGCGTTGATTTCCATTGCCTGCGATGGCATATATATGCGCCCTGGTGGTAGTATCGGTGCGGCAACCGTGGTCAACCAAACCGGTGCGGCAATGCCCGATAAATACCAAAGTTACATGCGATCTACGATGCGGGCAACTGCCGAGGCACACGGAAAAGATACAACGATAACAGCCAGTGGAGATACGATTATAGATTGGTTTCGCGATCCGAAAATTGCCGAGGCCATGGTTGATGAACGAATCTTTATTGAAGGTGTTTCAGACACGGGACAGGTGCTTACCTTCACTCCTTCGGAAGCAATGGAAAATGGTTTTTGCGAAGGAATAGCCGAAAATGTTGACGAAGTGCTTCAACAGGTGGGTATAGATGACTATGAGTTGTTTGAATACGAGCCAACTTTTATTGAGAAGATTATCGGTTTTCTCGTACTTCCAGTGGTTTCCGGATTACTCATCATGGCAATTGTAGGCGGTATTTATTTTGAGATGCAATCGCCGGGAATTGGGTTTCCGCTGGGAATTGCGATTCTTGCAGCGGTATTGTATTTTATGCCGCTTTACCTCGAAGGTTTGGCCGAACATTGGGAAATTGCGCTGTTTATTGTCGGGCTGATACTTATTGCGGTGGAAATATTTGTGATTCCGGGCTTTGGAGTTGCCGGAGCCTTGGGAATATCGTTTGTTTTTGTTGGCCTGGTTTTGAGCCTGATCAATAATGTAAACTTCGATTTTGAAGGTGTTCAAATAGAAGGTGTTGGGACCGCAATGGCAACTGTTGTAATCGGTATTTTTGGGGGCTTTATTTTGTCGCTTTACCTCGGGAAACGTATGTTTACAGCGCAACACGGAATGTTTAAAAACTTTGCATTAAATACGGTGCAACATGTTAACGAAGGTTTTGTTAGTGTTGAAACCAAACTTTTTGAATTAAAGGGGAGAAAGGGGATTGCACAAACCGTTTTACGCCCGGGTGGAAAAATAAACATTGAAGGCGAAGTTTACGATGCTGTTGCTGTTACCGGTTTTATTGAAAAGGATGAAAAGATAGTGGTAACAAAAGTTGAAGCAACACAACTTTATGTCGAGTTGGATGAGGAGTAG
- a CDS encoding (Fe-S)-binding protein: protein MQINVFIPCFIDQFYPETAGSFVSLLEKVGCDVKYNPKQTCCGQPAFNSGYWKEAKTVAKKFLDDFELANMVVAPSASCTGFIRNYYHKLFEEDEELLRKTNEIRKKVFEFTDFLVNHLKVTELGATFNHKVTFHDSCAGLREYGIKEEPRKLLSAVKGLELIEMEKLETCCGFGGTFAAKFHNISTAMTEQKVEHALKTGAEYIVSTEASCLMNMDAYIKKQKLPIKTIHLVDVLASRS, encoded by the coding sequence ATGCAAATCAACGTCTTTATTCCATGTTTTATCGATCAGTTTTATCCTGAAACGGCAGGAAGTTTTGTAAGCCTGCTGGAAAAGGTGGGGTGCGATGTGAAATACAATCCAAAACAAACCTGTTGCGGGCAACCGGCTTTTAACAGCGGGTATTGGAAAGAGGCAAAAACTGTTGCCAAAAAATTTCTTGACGATTTTGAATTGGCAAACATGGTTGTGGCTCCTTCAGCTTCTTGTACGGGCTTCATTCGCAACTATTACCACAAGTTATTTGAAGAAGACGAGGAGTTGCTCAGAAAGACGAATGAGATCCGGAAAAAGGTGTTCGAGTTTACAGACTTTTTGGTGAATCATTTAAAGGTGACAGAACTTGGGGCGACTTTCAATCATAAAGTTACGTTTCACGACTCGTGTGCCGGTTTGCGCGAATATGGTATTAAAGAAGAGCCCCGGAAATTATTAAGTGCAGTAAAAGGTTTGGAGTTGATTGAAATGGAAAAGCTTGAGACCTGTTGTGGTTTTGGGGGGACATTTGCAGCTAAATTCCATAACATTTCAACGGCAATGACTGAGCAAAAGGTTGAACATGCACTAAAAACCGGTGCCGAATATATTGTATCTACCGAAGCTTCGTGCCTAATGAATATGGATGCCTATATTAAAAAACAGAAACTACCCATTAAAACTATTCATTTGGTTGATGTTCTGGCATCTCGTAGCTAG
- a CDS encoding ABC transporter ATP-binding protein translates to MKDLIKLLRRFLPPYKSKVILNFVFNFLAAVFGAFSFGLLAPVLGILFETKESVHELLPFEFSAKVIENNLSYFITWIIDRHGQSNALIYIGLFIVVMVMLKVGFTYLASFMMIGIRNGVVRDIRSKIYRKILALPLGFFSDEKKGDIMARMTGDVQEIENSVMNSLDMLFKNPMLIFISLAYMIYTSWSLTIFVFVMLPVTGFLIGRVGKSLKRQSRKGQNKQGEILSVIDEDITGLRVIKAFTAEKKAIDRFERENENYKLIMNKLMSRYFLAHPMSEFLGTAVIVIVLWYGGNLILSGEAGALSPQQFIVYLVFFYNIINPAKAFSTALYAVEKGLASMERIDKILGQENSIKNTDKAQHKSEFDASIEFRDVSFKYVNDYVLKDVNLTVNKGQTVALVGKSGSGKTTMVDLLPRFWDVTEGGIYIDGVDIRELKMHDLRSLMGNVNQEAILFNDTFFNNIAFGVEDATEEAVINAAKIANAHDFITVTENGYYTNIGDRGDKLSGGQKQRISIARAILRNPPILILDEATSALDTESEKLVQEALENLMKNRTSLVIAHRLSTIKHANLICVLHEGKIVEQGTHEELMELGGRYKKLHGMQMF, encoded by the coding sequence ATGAAAGATTTAATAAAACTACTTCGTAGATTTTTACCTCCATACAAAAGCAAGGTTATACTCAACTTTGTATTTAACTTTTTGGCAGCCGTTTTTGGAGCCTTTTCCTTCGGGCTTTTGGCTCCTGTACTCGGAATACTTTTCGAAACCAAAGAATCGGTTCACGAATTGCTGCCATTTGAGTTTTCAGCAAAAGTTATCGAAAACAACCTTTCTTATTTCATAACCTGGATTATCGACCGTCACGGGCAGTCAAATGCGCTTATTTATATTGGGTTATTTATCGTTGTAATGGTAATGCTGAAAGTGGGTTTCACTTACCTTGCCAGCTTTATGATGATCGGAATTCGTAACGGTGTGGTTCGTGACATCCGTAGCAAAATATACCGCAAAATACTCGCCTTGCCACTGGGCTTTTTCAGCGATGAAAAGAAAGGTGATATAATGGCCCGAATGACTGGTGACGTGCAGGAAATTGAGAATTCGGTGATGAATTCGCTTGATATGCTGTTCAAAAACCCGATGCTGATTTTCATTTCTCTGGCCTACATGATTTACACCAGCTGGTCGCTCACCATTTTCGTTTTTGTGATGTTGCCGGTTACCGGTTTCCTGATTGGCCGTGTGGGAAAAAGCCTTAAAAGACAATCGCGGAAAGGACAAAACAAGCAAGGCGAAATTCTATCGGTAATTGATGAAGATATTACCGGATTGCGTGTGATTAAAGCTTTTACTGCCGAGAAAAAAGCGATTGACCGTTTCGAGCGCGAAAACGAAAACTACAAGCTGATCATGAACAAACTGATGAGCCGCTACTTTTTGGCGCACCCGATGAGCGAATTTCTGGGAACAGCCGTAATCGTTATCGTTTTGTGGTATGGCGGAAACCTTATTTTATCGGGAGAAGCCGGGGCACTTAGTCCTCAGCAGTTTATTGTTTATCTCGTGTTCTTTTACAATATTATAAATCCTGCAAAAGCGTTTTCAACTGCACTGTACGCCGTTGAAAAAGGACTCGCGTCAATGGAGCGGATTGATAAAATACTCGGACAGGAAAACAGCATCAAAAACACCGACAAAGCTCAGCATAAATCGGAGTTTGACGCTTCAATCGAATTTCGCGATGTTAGCTTTAAATATGTAAATGATTACGTTTTAAAAGACGTTAACCTTACGGTAAATAAAGGCCAAACAGTTGCTTTGGTTGGAAAATCGGGCTCTGGCAAAACAACAATGGTTGACTTGCTTCCTCGTTTTTGGGATGTTACTGAAGGTGGAATTTATATTGATGGCGTTGACATCCGCGAATTGAAAATGCACGACTTACGTAGCTTAATGGGAAATGTAAACCAGGAAGCTATACTCTTTAACGATACTTTCTTTAACAACATCGCATTTGGAGTTGAAGATGCCACTGAAGAAGCTGTAATAAACGCGGCGAAGATTGCCAATGCGCACGATTTTATTACGGTAACTGAGAACGGTTATTACACCAACATTGGCGACCGTGGCGATAAACTTTCGGGCGGACAAAAGCAACGTATTTCTATTGCCCGTGCGATTTTGCGGAATCCACCGATTCTTATTCTCGACGAAGCAACTTCGGCGTTGGATACCGAATCGGAAAAACTGGTACAGGAAGCATTGGAAAACCTGATGAAAAACCGCACTTCGTTGGTTATTGCACACCGTTTATCAACAATTAAACACGCCAATCTGATTTGTGTATTACACGAAGGTAAAATTGTAGAACAAGGTACACATGAAGAATTAATGGAGCTTGGCGGGCGCTACAAGAAATTACATGGCATGCAGATGTTTTAA
- the purT gene encoding formate-dependent phosphoribosylglycinamide formyltransferase, whose amino-acid sequence MSTKVVLGTKFSPSATKVILLGSGELGKEVVIEFQRYGVEVIAVDSYENAPAMQVADRYYVASMLDGERLAEIIRTEKPDYIIPEVEAIATDKLLELEQEGFHVIPTANATRLTMNREGIRTLAAEELGLSTSPYKFAGSKEEFEAAIDEIGFPCVVKPIMSSSGKGQSVVKSDADIDYAWNYAMDGARGNSDRVIVEGFVDFDYEITLLTISHVAGVSFCEPIGHRQEGGDYQESWQPQAMSEKALTEAQHIAKTVVEALGGRGLFGVEFFVKNDTVYFSELSPRPHDTGMVTMISQDLSEFALHVRAILGLPIPNIKFHGPSASSVIMVKGESKQVAFSNLTEVLSEPDTQLRLFGKPEVKGERRMGVCLARANSVDEAREKANKASSLVVVQL is encoded by the coding sequence ATGAGCACAAAGGTAGTTTTAGGAACAAAATTTTCGCCGTCGGCAACAAAAGTTATTTTGCTTGGATCGGGTGAATTAGGAAAAGAAGTGGTAATTGAATTTCAGCGTTACGGCGTGGAAGTAATAGCGGTTGATAGCTACGAAAATGCGCCTGCCATGCAGGTTGCCGATCGTTATTATGTAGCTTCAATGCTAGATGGCGAACGTTTGGCAGAGATAATCAGAACGGAAAAACCTGATTATATCATCCCTGAAGTAGAAGCCATTGCCACCGACAAACTGCTGGAGTTGGAACAGGAAGGTTTTCATGTAATTCCAACGGCTAATGCAACCCGACTTACTATGAACCGTGAAGGTATCAGGACTTTGGCTGCAGAAGAACTGGGGCTCTCTACTTCGCCGTACAAATTTGCCGGATCGAAAGAAGAGTTTGAAGCCGCGATCGACGAAATTGGATTTCCCTGTGTGGTGAAACCGATCATGAGTTCGTCAGGCAAAGGTCAAAGTGTTGTAAAAAGTGATGCCGATATTGACTATGCCTGGAATTACGCCATGGATGGTGCACGCGGAAACAGCGACCGTGTAATTGTTGAAGGCTTTGTTGATTTTGATTATGAAATAACCTTGCTTACCATCAGCCATGTTGCGGGAGTTTCTTTTTGTGAGCCTATCGGTCATCGTCAGGAAGGCGGCGATTACCAGGAGTCGTGGCAACCACAAGCCATGTCAGAAAAGGCATTGACTGAAGCACAACACATTGCCAAAACTGTGGTTGAGGCGCTGGGTGGCCGCGGTTTATTTGGCGTTGAATTTTTTGTGAAAAACGATACCGTATATTTCAGCGAGCTTTCGCCACGTCCGCATGATACCGGAATGGTAACGATGATTTCGCAGGACTTGAGTGAATTTGCCTTGCACGTTAGGGCAATTCTTGGTTTGCCTATTCCAAACATCAAATTTCACGGGCCATCGGCAAGTAGCGTGATTATGGTAAAAGGCGAATCGAAACAAGTTGCTTTTTCTAACCTAACTGAAGTTTTGAGTGAGCCGGATACTCAGTTGCGTTTATTTGGTAAACCTGAAGTTAAAGGCGAACGCCGGATGGGAGTTTGTCTGGCACGAGCTAACTCAGTGGATGAAGCGCGCGAAAAAGCCAATAAAGCAAGTAGCTTAGTTGTTGTCCAGTTATAA
- a CDS encoding dienelactone hydrolase family protein has product MKSIKKEQISQEVFDLYDDYAHNRIDRRKFVERLSAYAVGGLTVSSLMSFIMPNYQDKIQIKADDSRLKTETIEYQSPKGGGKISGQLSRPAGNSKKLPGIVVVHENRGLNPHIADVGRRAALAGFISVSPDALSPLGGYPGNDDDGRTMQRERDRDEMLQDFIAAFETLKAHPECNGNIGVVGFCFGGWISNMMAVEVSDLKAAVPFYGGQPSEEQTKQIEAPLMLHYAELDTRVNAGWPDYEAALKKYNKEYKAYMYPGVNHGFHNDTTPRYDEAAAKLAWNRTIDFFKEKLV; this is encoded by the coding sequence ATGAAATCAATAAAGAAGGAACAAATTAGCCAGGAGGTTTTCGACCTTTATGATGACTATGCACACAATCGAATCGATCGCAGAAAATTTGTTGAACGACTTTCGGCCTATGCCGTTGGAGGATTAACCGTCTCATCGCTCATGAGTTTTATTATGCCGAACTACCAGGATAAAATTCAGATTAAAGCAGATGATTCGCGACTGAAAACAGAAACGATTGAATACCAATCGCCCAAAGGTGGAGGTAAAATCAGTGGTCAATTGTCGAGACCCGCAGGAAACTCAAAAAAACTCCCTGGAATTGTGGTTGTGCACGAGAACCGTGGTTTGAATCCACATATTGCTGATGTTGGACGGCGTGCAGCACTGGCAGGCTTTATATCGGTTTCGCCCGATGCGCTTAGCCCGCTGGGTGGTTATCCGGGAAACGACGACGATGGCCGGACAATGCAACGTGAGCGTGACAGAGATGAAATGTTGCAGGACTTTATTGCTGCTTTCGAAACCCTGAAAGCACACCCGGAGTGTAATGGTAACATAGGTGTGGTTGGATTCTGTTTTGGCGGCTGGATATCGAATATGATGGCAGTTGAAGTTTCTGATCTAAAAGCAGCTGTTCCATTTTATGGCGGCCAGCCTTCGGAAGAGCAAACCAAACAAATTGAAGCACCGCTAATGTTGCATTATGCAGAACTGGACACACGTGTAAATGCCGGATGGCCCGATTATGAAGCAGCATTAAAAAAATACAATAAAGAATATAAAGCCTACATGTACCCGGGCGTGAACCACGGATTTCATAACGACACCACGCCACGATATGATGAAGCTGCGGCAAAACTTGCCTGGAATCGCACTATCGATTTCTTTAAAGAAAAGCTTGTTTAA
- the purB gene encoding adenylosuccinate lyase, protein MELNTLTAISPVDGRYSNKVEGLGKYFSEFALIKYRLFTEVEYFIALCEIPLPQLADIPTDKLDKLRELHKNFSLEDAQRIKDIESVTNHDVKAVEYFIKDEFDKLELGKYKEFIHFALTSQDANNTAIPKSIQDALEEEYYPLLQDLIEKLLTMATEWKDIPMLAKTHGQPASPTKVGKEIKVFIERIMVQLVQLKSIAIDAKFGGATGNFNAHYVAYPDINWEDFANKFLKDKLGLNRSQFTTQISHYDNHSAIFDGLKRINNIILDLDRDIWSYISMNYFKQKIKKGEVGSSTMPHKVNPIDFENSEGNIGIANAGFEQLAQKLPVSRLQRDLTDSTVTRFIGVPFGHTLIAIKSTLKGLNKLLINTAAIEKDLENNWAVVAEAIQTILRREFFPNPYEALKDLTRKNEVIDKTAIHNFIDTLNVSANVKEELKAITPQNYTGIF, encoded by the coding sequence ATGGAACTTAATACATTAACAGCAATTTCGCCGGTAGACGGCAGGTACAGTAACAAAGTAGAAGGGTTGGGAAAATACTTCAGCGAATTTGCGCTGATTAAATACCGCTTGTTTACTGAGGTAGAATATTTTATCGCCTTGTGCGAGATTCCTTTGCCACAACTTGCTGATATACCGACTGACAAATTGGACAAACTTCGTGAGCTTCATAAAAACTTTTCATTGGAAGATGCGCAACGCATAAAAGACATTGAAAGTGTGACCAACCACGATGTAAAAGCTGTTGAGTATTTTATTAAAGATGAATTTGACAAGCTGGAACTGGGTAAATACAAAGAGTTTATTCACTTTGCGCTTACTTCTCAGGATGCTAACAATACCGCCATTCCAAAATCGATACAAGATGCTTTGGAAGAGGAATATTACCCGCTGCTTCAGGACCTGATCGAAAAACTGCTTACAATGGCCACTGAATGGAAAGATATTCCAATGTTGGCAAAAACGCACGGACAACCGGCGTCGCCAACAAAAGTAGGAAAAGAAATAAAGGTATTTATTGAGCGGATTATGGTGCAGCTGGTTCAGTTAAAATCAATTGCTATTGATGCCAAATTTGGTGGAGCAACAGGTAACTTTAATGCGCACTACGTTGCTTATCCTGATATTAACTGGGAAGATTTTGCCAATAAGTTTCTGAAAGACAAACTGGGATTAAACCGTTCGCAGTTCACCACTCAGATTTCGCACTACGATAACCACAGTGCCATTTTTGATGGATTAAAACGTATCAACAATATTATTCTCGATCTTGACCGCGACATTTGGAGTTATATTTCGATGAATTACTTCAAGCAGAAAATTAAAAAAGGCGAAGTGGGTTCATCAACGATGCCACATAAAGTTAATCCGATCGATTTTGAAAACTCGGAAGGAAACATTGGCATTGCAAATGCAGGTTTTGAGCAGCTGGCACAAAAACTTCCGGTTTCGCGTTTGCAGCGCGACCTGACCGACTCAACCGTTACCCGTTTTATTGGTGTTCCGTTTGGTCACACTCTAATTGCCATCAAATCAACGTTGAAAGGCTTGAACAAATTGCTGATCAACACTGCGGCCATCGAAAAAGATCTTGAAAATAACTGGGCAGTTGTTGCCGAGGCCATTCAAACTATTTTACGTCGCGAGTTTTTCCCAAATCCTTACGAGGCATTGAAAGATTTGACCCGTAAAAACGAGGTGATTGATAAAACAGCCATCCATAATTTTATTGATACGCTCAACGTTAGTGCTAATGTTAAAGAGGAACTGAAAGCCATCACTCCTCAAAACTATACCGGGATATTTTAA